One window of Cohnella hashimotonis genomic DNA carries:
- a CDS encoding M14 family zinc carboxypeptidase, which produces MEASFWKGKLTDIEEAMASLSLGRASVLTASAGGRSVYMAEYGDKQDFGRQANYSSACGARAPSKYADKGEDARPVLLIVGGVHGGELEGIVGVMNLIRLLETGEDYRGRRHDYLYDNAGRFRLLLIPCMNPDGRARLPVDSLIGVPYEQFVYYMQGSWKDGSLCRWPDCKAVHPIKEASAFLGSYFNDDGVNMMHDNFFAPMAKESAALLGLADREAVDFHMTLHGGADTAVHFPWIPYLPVDVKRRQQAFNLRMAEAHRVHGLPFDVVEQMVQDGESYPYPSFNLTTAVHHVCGGLSMTYESNMGIDGPGHRFTPDEILDCHFLLFEQMFRFALEERAKA; this is translated from the coding sequence TTGGAGGCATCGTTCTGGAAAGGGAAGCTGACGGATATCGAGGAAGCGATGGCGAGCCTGAGCCTTGGCAGAGCGAGCGTGCTGACGGCGTCCGCGGGCGGGCGCAGCGTCTATATGGCGGAGTACGGCGACAAGCAGGATTTCGGGCGGCAGGCGAACTACAGCTCGGCTTGCGGCGCCCGCGCTCCGTCGAAGTACGCGGACAAGGGCGAGGACGCAAGGCCCGTGCTGCTCATCGTCGGCGGCGTGCATGGCGGAGAGCTCGAGGGCATCGTCGGCGTCATGAACCTGATCCGTTTGCTCGAGACCGGCGAGGATTACCGAGGACGGCGGCACGATTACCTTTACGATAACGCCGGCCGCTTCCGTCTCTTGCTCATTCCTTGCATGAATCCGGACGGCCGGGCGCGTCTGCCCGTCGATTCGCTGATCGGCGTGCCGTACGAGCAATTCGTTTATTATATGCAAGGCTCCTGGAAGGACGGATCCCTCTGCCGATGGCCGGATTGCAAGGCGGTTCATCCGATCAAGGAAGCATCGGCGTTCCTTGGCTCCTACTTCAACGACGACGGCGTCAACATGATGCACGATAACTTCTTCGCGCCCATGGCGAAGGAGTCGGCTGCGCTGCTCGGGCTGGCGGACCGAGAGGCGGTCGATTTCCATATGACGCTTCATGGCGGCGCGGATACGGCAGTGCATTTCCCATGGATCCCGTACCTGCCGGTCGACGTGAAGCGCAGGCAGCAGGCGTTCAACCTCCGGATGGCGGAGGCGCATCGCGTGCACGGGCTGCCGTTCGACGTGGTCGAGCAGATGGTGCAGGACGGGGAATCGTATCCGTATCCGTCCTTTAACCTGACGACTGCGGTTCACCATGTATGCGGGGGCCTGAGCATGACGTACGAGTCCAACATGGGCATCGACGGGCCGGGACATCGCTTTACGCCGGATGAGATTCTCGACTGCCACTTCCTCCTGTTCGAGCAAATGTTCCGGTTTGCGCTCGAGGAGCGCGCAAAGGCATAA
- a CDS encoding RNA polymerase sigma factor has product MNDIASDTEMMRRIAGRDATALEALYDRYEKSVYAFAYRFAQDAMLAEEIVQELFMRIWNQPERYDASLGKLTTWIFAVTRNIAIDQLRKRQNRTTSQTADAEQLARMPDTAGGPEEEYDAKWTGEQLREALSALNPDQQQVLELIYYQGFTQHEVSERHGIPLGTVKSRVRLAMKQLKERLGDLERRRIPYDTTS; this is encoded by the coding sequence ATGAACGATATCGCGTCAGATACTGAGATGATGCGCCGCATCGCCGGACGAGACGCCACGGCGCTCGAAGCGCTCTACGACAGGTACGAGAAGTCGGTTTACGCCTTCGCCTACCGGTTCGCCCAAGACGCGATGCTGGCCGAAGAGATCGTACAGGAATTATTCATGCGAATATGGAATCAACCGGAGCGCTACGACGCCTCGCTGGGCAAGCTGACGACCTGGATCTTCGCGGTAACCCGCAATATCGCGATCGATCAGCTGCGCAAGCGGCAGAATCGTACGACCAGCCAGACTGCGGACGCCGAACAGCTCGCGCGCATGCCCGATACGGCAGGCGGTCCCGAGGAAGAATACGATGCCAAGTGGACGGGCGAGCAATTAAGAGAAGCTCTGTCGGCACTGAATCCGGACCAGCAGCAGGTGCTGGAGCTCATATATTATCAAGGCTTTACGCAGCACGAGGTGTCCGAGCGGCACGGCATCCCGCTAGGTACGGTCAAGAGCCGCGTGCGACTGGCGATGAAGCAGCTCAAGGAACGGCTCGGAGACCTGGAAAGGAGGCGAATACCCTATGACACAACCTCATGA
- a CDS encoding ArsR/SmtB family transcription factor, producing MSGHRPGMDMAALSALAEPNRMHIVELLRDGPLTVGEIADRLGMRQPQASKHLKVLGEAGIVEAKADANRRIYKLRPEPFRAMDTWLGTFRRMMEERYDKLDDYLRELQDKERTERTEEPK from the coding sequence ATGTCGGGACATCGACCGGGCATGGACATGGCGGCGCTCAGCGCGCTGGCCGAACCGAACCGCATGCATATCGTCGAGCTGCTGCGCGACGGCCCCCTCACCGTAGGGGAGATCGCCGACCGGCTGGGCATGCGGCAGCCCCAAGCCTCCAAGCATCTGAAGGTGCTGGGGGAGGCGGGGATCGTAGAAGCGAAGGCTGACGCCAACCGGCGGATTTACAAGCTGCGGCCCGAACCGTTCCGAGCGATGGATACGTGGCTGGGCACCTTCCGCCGCATGATGGAAGAGCGGTACGACAAGCTGGACGATTACTTGCGGGAATTGCAGGACAAGGAACGAACCGAACGAACGGAAGAACCCAAATAA
- a CDS encoding RidA family protein yields the protein MNQAVSTAQAPAAIGPYSQAVLAGGFLFASGQIPLDPATGAIVEGGIEAQTHRVLQNLKAVVEEAGLSLEDVVKTTIFLDSMDDFAKVNEIYASYFDGGVLPARATVQVGKLPKNALVEIDCIAHRG from the coding sequence ATGAACCAAGCTGTATCCACCGCCCAAGCGCCGGCCGCAATCGGGCCTTATTCCCAAGCCGTGCTCGCAGGAGGCTTCCTGTTCGCGTCAGGCCAGATCCCGCTTGATCCGGCTACAGGCGCGATCGTCGAAGGCGGCATCGAAGCGCAGACGCATCGCGTGCTGCAGAACCTGAAGGCTGTCGTCGAAGAAGCCGGCCTCTCGCTCGAAGATGTCGTGAAGACGACGATCTTCCTGGACAGCATGGACGACTTCGCGAAGGTCAACGAGATCTACGCGAGCTACTTCGACGGGGGCGTGCTGCCTGCCCGCGCGACGGTCCAGGTGGGCAAGCTGCCTAAAAACGCGCTCGTAGAGATCGACTGCATCGCGCACCGCGGTTAA
- a CDS encoding TetR/AcrR family transcriptional regulator: MTEKLDRRKARTRQLLYDALMTLLQEKSADAITVTDVADRADVNRGTFYLHYRDVGDMLQQLKDDVFTRVRGCVEKLDITEAIQYIDKEEPYPISISIFEEIARHGEFLRIMLGQQGDLSFARQLRELFATRIQAKLGTLSPEDRAVPLDYLVSYIASANFGIVTHWLDTGRQLAPRQMAKMMVNLLSYGPLVSSGIRKKPELVE; encoded by the coding sequence ATGACGGAAAAGTTGGACAGGCGAAAAGCGCGAACCCGGCAGCTGCTCTACGATGCGCTCATGACGCTGCTGCAAGAAAAGAGCGCCGATGCGATCACGGTCACCGATGTCGCCGACCGCGCAGACGTCAATCGCGGCACGTTTTATTTGCATTACCGGGATGTCGGGGACATGCTGCAGCAGTTGAAGGACGACGTATTCACCCGCGTGCGGGGCTGCGTCGAGAAGCTCGATATTACGGAAGCGATTCAATATATCGACAAGGAGGAGCCTTATCCGATCAGCATCTCCATCTTCGAGGAGATCGCCCGTCATGGGGAATTTCTGCGCATCATGCTCGGCCAGCAAGGCGACTTGTCCTTCGCCCGACAGTTGCGGGAGTTGTTCGCCACCCGGATTCAGGCCAAGCTGGGGACCTTGTCGCCCGAAGATCGGGCCGTACCGCTCGACTACCTCGTCTCCTACATCGCCTCCGCGAACTTCGGTATCGTCACGCACTGGCTGGACACCGGCCGCCAGCTCGCGCCCAGACAGATGGCCAAGATGATGGTCAACTTATTGAGCTACGGCCCGCTCGTATCGAGCGGCATTCGGAAAAAGCCGGAGTTGGTGGAATAA
- a CDS encoding SRPBCC domain-containing protein — protein sequence MSSNAMVSRVEGDRVLVLERVFDAPRELVFKMFKEAEHLKHWWGPRGWEIPVCNVDFRPGGVWHYCMKCEDPSQGQFYGMESWGKAVYKEIVEGEKIVYVDYFSDAEGNVNAEMPSTEVTLEFVDEAGKTKLVNRGEYASAEALKTVMDMGMLQGITETWDRLEERLNALK from the coding sequence ATGTCTAGCAATGCGATGGTTTCGAGAGTAGAAGGAGATCGGGTGCTGGTGCTGGAGCGCGTGTTCGACGCGCCGCGCGAGCTCGTGTTCAAAATGTTCAAGGAAGCCGAGCATCTGAAGCACTGGTGGGGACCGCGCGGCTGGGAGATCCCGGTTTGCAACGTCGACTTCCGTCCGGGCGGCGTGTGGCACTATTGCATGAAGTGCGAAGATCCGAGCCAGGGCCAGTTTTACGGCATGGAGTCGTGGGGGAAGGCCGTTTACAAGGAGATCGTCGAAGGCGAAAAGATCGTGTACGTCGACTACTTCTCGGATGCCGAAGGGAACGTCAATGCGGAAATGCCGTCGACCGAGGTCACGCTGGAATTCGTCGACGAGGCCGGCAAGACGAAGCTGGTCAATCGCGGCGAATACGCGTCCGCGGAAGCGCTCAAGACCGTCATGGACATGGGCATGCTGCAGGGCATCACCGAGACGTGGGACCGTCTCGAGGAGCGTCTGAACGCACTCAAGTAA
- a CDS encoding GNAT family N-acetyltransferase: protein MLKQRLPASFLALGACRGGEPVGLALAERREATDTASLLALTVAESARRQGVGRALFDEIETALKQTGTRAIGAEYLGGTDPGTSEAAFLKACGFDEPLHGIHIWGGSTGLHPEMPWVHQLRLPDVFTVSPFKTLTTQEYEEVRQGEGVWYTPDYSPFADEDLIDKERSLLLRYGGAVVGWMIFEPFDTRTILFKTMFVHPRHQRMGRGIALAAEAGRRLIRDSDFSEWLLFVEGRNMDMVRFLHRHVACPGVQKEVLWRTVKRF from the coding sequence GTGTTGAAGCAGCGGCTTCCGGCGTCGTTTCTGGCGCTCGGAGCCTGTCGGGGAGGCGAGCCCGTCGGGCTGGCGCTCGCCGAGCGGAGAGAGGCAACGGATACGGCGAGTCTGCTCGCGTTGACTGTGGCGGAGTCAGCGCGCCGTCAGGGCGTGGGACGCGCGCTATTCGACGAGATTGAGACGGCGCTGAAGCAGACGGGGACGCGCGCGATCGGAGCCGAATATCTCGGAGGCACCGATCCTGGTACGTCGGAGGCCGCTTTCTTAAAGGCATGCGGATTTGATGAACCGCTGCACGGTATCCATATCTGGGGCGGTTCGACCGGGCTTCATCCGGAGATGCCGTGGGTTCACCAATTACGACTGCCGGATGTATTTACGGTAAGTCCCTTCAAGACGTTGACGACGCAGGAGTACGAGGAAGTACGGCAAGGAGAGGGCGTTTGGTATACGCCGGACTATTCGCCGTTTGCGGATGAAGACCTGATCGACAAGGAACGCAGCCTGCTGCTGCGCTATGGCGGTGCGGTCGTCGGCTGGATGATCTTCGAGCCGTTCGATACCCGAACGATACTGTTCAAAACGATGTTCGTGCATCCCCGTCATCAGCGCATGGGACGCGGCATCGCGCTGGCTGCCGAGGCGGGGCGGCGCTTGATCCGCGATTCGGATTTCTCGGAATGGCTCCTGTTCGTAGAAGGACGCAACATGGATATGGTCCGTTTTTTGCACAGGCATGTTGCCTGCCCCGGCGTTCAAAAAGAAGTGCTTTGGAGAACGGTCAAGCGTTTTTGA
- a CDS encoding YhgE/Pip domain-containing protein, translated as MSIFKQKIVWIGTLIVLLVLVVFGAAMMGSVLGAKPKEVPVALVVLDQPAELPGGSTLAVGEMLKEKLTSNAQLPIIWTIVGSEAEARKGLDDRQYYGALIVPADLSSGVASLAGAAPKPATVKIIANEGWNTQAATVVKQGLAQAMRLAGAELSKTMLERIGAQTQQVSVTTASALLSPIVVQEEIMHAAGVNNASGNAPGLLTQIMWMGSLVSALILFFAGGAAMKAGSRRPAAIVWQSIAGIVLTGLASAFLVWEASSWYGMELADATQTWLFLWLAGAAFYMIQSALLNWIGMPAMAILVLLMFFSMPMLNMAPEFLSTASHDWIYAWTPLRFAAVGLREVMYFGGLDAVSSNATVLWSVGGGFLLLLIGSGWKRMKPKTQALPTPEAA; from the coding sequence ATGTCGATATTCAAACAAAAAATCGTATGGATCGGGACGCTGATCGTCCTGCTCGTACTGGTCGTATTCGGAGCCGCGATGATGGGCTCGGTGCTCGGAGCCAAGCCGAAGGAGGTGCCGGTGGCGCTTGTCGTGCTCGACCAACCGGCCGAGCTGCCGGGCGGCTCGACGCTGGCCGTCGGAGAGATGCTGAAGGAGAAGCTGACGTCGAATGCGCAGCTGCCGATCATCTGGACCATCGTCGGCTCCGAGGCCGAAGCGCGCAAGGGGCTGGACGATCGGCAATATTATGGCGCGTTGATCGTACCGGCCGATCTTAGCTCGGGCGTCGCCTCTTTGGCCGGCGCCGCGCCGAAGCCGGCAACGGTTAAGATCATTGCGAACGAAGGCTGGAATACGCAGGCTGCCACCGTCGTAAAGCAAGGGCTCGCTCAGGCGATGCGGCTCGCCGGCGCGGAGCTGTCGAAGACGATGCTCGAGCGAATCGGCGCACAAACGCAGCAAGTGTCCGTGACGACCGCGTCGGCGCTGCTGTCTCCTATTGTCGTACAGGAAGAGATCATGCATGCGGCAGGCGTCAACAACGCATCCGGCAATGCGCCGGGCCTGCTCACGCAGATCATGTGGATGGGCAGCCTGGTATCGGCGCTGATTCTATTTTTTGCAGGCGGCGCGGCCATGAAGGCGGGATCGCGCCGACCGGCCGCGATCGTCTGGCAGTCCATCGCGGGCATCGTGCTAACCGGGCTCGCTTCGGCCTTCCTCGTCTGGGAAGCGTCCTCCTGGTACGGCATGGAGCTGGCTGACGCGACGCAAACCTGGCTGTTCCTGTGGCTTGCCGGCGCAGCCTTCTACATGATTCAATCCGCGCTGCTCAACTGGATCGGAATGCCGGCGATGGCGATCCTGGTCCTGCTGATGTTCTTCTCGATGCCGATGCTGAACATGGCGCCGGAGTTCCTGTCGACGGCATCGCACGACTGGATCTACGCCTGGACGCCGCTGCGCTTCGCAGCCGTCGGGCTGCGGGAGGTCATGTATTTTGGCGGTCTGGACGCTGTGTCCTCGAATGCGACCGTCCTATGGAGCGTCGGAGGCGGCTTCCTCCTGCTGCTGATCGGTTCCGGCTGGAAGCGGATGAAGCCCAAGACCCAAGCGCTACCAACGCCGGAAGCGGCCTGA
- a CDS encoding aldo/keto reductase — translation MRTIQLGTSSLEVPVVAVGCMRINSLEKAEAERFVQASLEAGANFFDHADIYGGGACEEIFADAIHMNDDIREKIVLQSKCGIRKGSFDFSKDHILTSVDGILKRLKTDYLDILLLHRPDALVEPEEVAEAFDKLESSGKVRHFGVSNQKPMQIELLKKYVKQPIVANQLQLSITNANMISNGVNVNMENESAIDRDGSILDYCRLNDITVQPWSPFQYGFFKGVFLDNEEFPELNAQIDEIAKKYEVSNTTIAIAWLLRHPARMQPVTGTMNIERIRDCVKASDVHLTREEWYEIYRAAGNILP, via the coding sequence GTGAGAACGATTCAATTGGGGACAAGCTCGCTCGAGGTACCCGTAGTCGCGGTCGGCTGCATGCGCATCAATTCGCTGGAAAAGGCGGAGGCCGAGCGCTTCGTTCAAGCGTCGCTCGAGGCGGGCGCGAACTTTTTCGATCATGCCGACATCTATGGCGGAGGCGCCTGCGAGGAGATTTTCGCCGACGCCATTCATATGAACGACGACATCCGGGAGAAGATCGTCCTGCAGTCCAAATGCGGCATCCGCAAAGGTTCGTTCGACTTTTCCAAGGATCATATCCTGACCTCGGTCGACGGCATTCTGAAGCGCCTGAAGACCGACTACCTGGACATTCTGCTGCTCCATCGCCCCGACGCGCTGGTCGAGCCCGAGGAAGTCGCCGAAGCGTTCGATAAGCTTGAGAGTTCCGGCAAAGTCCGCCACTTCGGCGTGTCCAACCAGAAGCCCATGCAGATCGAGCTGCTGAAAAAATACGTCAAGCAGCCGATCGTAGCGAACCAGCTGCAGCTGAGCATCACGAACGCCAACATGATCTCGAACGGCGTCAACGTGAACATGGAAAACGAGTCCGCGATCGATCGCGACGGCAGCATCCTGGACTATTGCCGCCTGAACGACATCACGGTTCAGCCTTGGTCGCCGTTCCAATACGGGTTTTTCAAGGGCGTGTTCCTGGACAACGAAGAGTTCCCGGAGCTGAACGCGCAGATCGACGAGATCGCGAAGAAATACGAGGTCAGCAACACGACGATCGCGATCGCCTGGCTGCTTCGCCACCCGGCGCGCATGCAGCCGGTCACCGGCACGATGAACATCGAGCGCATTCGCGACTGCGTCAAGGCGAGCGATGTTCACCTGACGCGCGAAGAGTGGTACGAGATTTACCGCGCTGCAGGCAATATTCTGCCCTAA
- a CDS encoding copper amine oxidase N-terminal domain-containing protein, translating to MNGLRVKITGLLLSLLLLVPAFASAHTVSSKGPTPDLRSALGQLLGEHALLAIVAMQKGYDGAPDFAQAAGALNQNTDDLSAAVASVYGTDAGAAFKKVWSTHIGYFVDYVKATSDKDEAGRAKAVADLESYRMAQAKFFADANPKYFDEKTIADGLKMHIDHLLAAFNAYVSKNYTAAYDDAKTAYAHMYLTGDALAGGIAAQFPAKFTDAVASNPASDLRSALEQKLGEHALLAIFAMQKGIDGTSDFAAAAASLNRNTDELSAAVASVYGADAGEAFKKVWSSHIGYFVDYVKATGTKDEAGKKEAVAELEEYRMAQAKFFADANPANFSRQAIADGLKMHIDHLLNAFDAYVAKDYAAVYKDARTAYAHMFPTGAVLAASIAAQFPEKFHTAATAPEVMKVWFKVGSNQLIIDGKETTMNTKPYMDNGTNYIPLRYLAEGIGAKVTWDRGAQSVWIDAGDAKAQFWVGKNYMELNGKRMEIGNPVMLKDNRVQVPVRFIAELFGWDVAWSAKDWSITLTKAMETNTSADMADMHH from the coding sequence ATGAACGGACTACGCGTCAAAATCACAGGTTTGCTCTTATCGCTATTGCTGCTGGTGCCCGCGTTCGCGAGCGCCCATACGGTCAGTTCGAAGGGGCCGACGCCCGACTTGCGCTCGGCGCTCGGCCAACTGCTTGGCGAGCATGCGCTGCTCGCGATCGTCGCGATGCAGAAGGGCTACGACGGCGCTCCCGACTTCGCGCAGGCGGCAGGGGCGTTGAATCAGAATACGGACGACCTGTCCGCCGCGGTCGCCTCCGTATACGGCACCGACGCCGGCGCGGCGTTCAAGAAAGTATGGTCCACGCACATCGGCTACTTCGTCGACTATGTCAAAGCGACGTCGGACAAGGATGAAGCGGGCCGCGCCAAGGCCGTCGCCGATCTGGAATCGTACCGAATGGCGCAAGCCAAGTTTTTCGCCGACGCCAATCCGAAGTACTTCGACGAGAAGACGATCGCTGACGGCCTCAAGATGCACATCGACCATCTGCTCGCAGCATTTAACGCTTATGTGAGCAAAAACTATACGGCTGCGTACGACGATGCCAAGACGGCTTATGCGCACATGTACCTGACAGGCGATGCGCTGGCTGGAGGCATCGCGGCGCAGTTCCCGGCGAAGTTCACGGATGCCGTCGCCTCCAATCCCGCATCCGACCTGCGCTCGGCGCTGGAGCAGAAGCTGGGCGAGCATGCGCTGCTGGCGATCTTCGCCATGCAGAAGGGAATCGACGGCACGTCTGACTTCGCAGCGGCAGCCGCATCGCTGAACCGCAACACCGACGAGCTGTCCGCCGCAGTCGCTTCCGTATACGGCGCGGATGCAGGAGAAGCCTTTAAAAAGGTATGGTCCTCGCATATCGGCTATTTCGTGGACTATGTAAAAGCAACCGGCACCAAAGACGAAGCCGGCAAGAAAGAGGCGGTCGCCGAGCTGGAAGAATACCGGATGGCGCAAGCCAAGTTTTTCGCGGACGCGAATCCCGCGAACTTCAGCCGGCAAGCGATCGCCGACGGCCTGAAGATGCATATCGACCACCTGTTGAACGCGTTTGATGCCTATGTGGCCAAAGATTACGCCGCTGTCTATAAAGACGCTCGCACAGCGTATGCCCATATGTTCCCGACAGGCGCGGTTCTCGCCGCCAGCATCGCGGCTCAATTTCCGGAAAAATTCCACACGGCGGCAACGGCTCCCGAGGTTATGAAGGTCTGGTTCAAGGTCGGATCCAACCAACTGATCATTGACGGCAAGGAAACGACGATGAACACGAAGCCGTACATGGACAACGGGACCAACTATATCCCGCTGCGCTATCTCGCCGAGGGCATCGGTGCCAAAGTGACTTGGGATCGTGGCGCTCAATCCGTATGGATCGACGCGGGCGATGCCAAGGCGCAGTTCTGGGTCGGCAAAAACTACATGGAGCTGAACGGCAAGCGCATGGAGATCGGGAATCCTGTCATGCTGAAGGACAACCGCGTGCAGGTGCCGGTACGCTTCATCGCCGAGCTGTTCGGCTGGGATGTCGCCTGGAGCGCCAAAGACTGGTCGATCACGCTTACGAAGGCCATGGAGACGAATACGTCAGCCGATATGGCGGACATGCACCACTGA
- a CDS encoding anti-sigma factor: MTQPHDRTCDLLELYVLGGLTEEEATRFEAHLSSCASCREQRHELADIVGLLPTAAEPQPVPEGMKKRILENVLAGNVSAGQETAAPIAAAQAEARHAIQPPPKPAEPNGSPPVFTTTEKRTPVYMKLVTAGLVAALLALALYAAQLRGQVGDLRGELADVGSAPVQELKVNQAVKLNPAAADIVATGLATIVIDKNGTHLLVQAEQLPKLQGNEAYQVWLIKGQEKFSAGTFLSAEGTGALYYTLKNGGYDTVAITLEPDAFGDQPRGEIVLAASLDA; the protein is encoded by the coding sequence ATGACACAACCTCATGATCGGACTTGCGACCTGCTCGAGCTGTATGTACTGGGCGGTCTCACGGAGGAGGAGGCCACGCGCTTCGAAGCGCATCTCTCCTCTTGCGCATCCTGTCGGGAGCAGCGCCATGAGCTGGCGGATATCGTCGGTCTGCTGCCGACGGCCGCGGAGCCTCAGCCGGTTCCGGAAGGAATGAAAAAGAGAATTCTGGAAAACGTGCTTGCAGGGAACGTCTCCGCCGGGCAAGAGACGGCAGCGCCGATCGCCGCGGCGCAAGCCGAAGCGCGGCATGCGATACAACCTCCGCCGAAGCCGGCCGAGCCGAACGGGAGCCCACCGGTTTTCACGACAACCGAGAAACGCACGCCGGTCTACATGAAGCTCGTAACAGCCGGACTCGTCGCGGCGCTGCTCGCGCTCGCGCTGTACGCCGCCCAGCTGCGGGGACAAGTCGGCGACCTGCGCGGCGAGCTCGCGGACGTCGGCAGCGCGCCGGTTCAAGAGCTGAAGGTGAACCAGGCCGTCAAGCTGAATCCGGCTGCGGCGGATATTGTCGCCACGGGCCTCGCGACCATCGTCATCGACAAAAACGGCACCCACCTGCTCGTGCAGGCGGAACAGCTGCCGAAGCTGCAGGGCAACGAGGCTTACCAGGTTTGGCTGATCAAGGGCCAGGAGAAATTCAGTGCCGGCACCTTCTTATCCGCCGAGGGAACCGGTGCCCTTTATTACACGCTGAAAAACGGCGGCTACGATACGGTCGCGATCACGCTCGAGCCGGATGCGTTCGGCGACCAACCGCGCGGCGAGATCGTGCTGGCGGCTTCGCTCGACGCTTAA